AAAGATGAAGGAAATTGGTTTGTTTTTCTTCCAGGAGAATGTCGATGGTAAATTATTAAAGGAGCTAGTCAAGGATGACGTGTTGCTTTATATGAAAAACGACCATGATCTTTTGCTGCATAAATTTCACTTGATAAAGCTGAGAAAAATTGTGGAAGAAAACTATGTACCCAAATTTCATGACTAGCACTTTTGCTAGACTGAGAATCACTTGCTACTGACAACCTTGTCGAAAACATATTGATTTTGCTAGCAGCATTTTTATTACACTCTGACCTTTATTTTTTAAGAGTAAGGCAAGGTATGGAAATGTAGGGGTTGACTTAAGTCTAACAAGAAGATCTCAATAcaaaaaaggaaatttaaatCGCTCGTTTGGTGTTTTTGCGAATTTAAGTTGAAAATAAGCGACGCATCTAGAATACAGACTTCTCTAATTGAATGTGTTTTATTagcaatattttattatttctggCGTTTTAGTCAGTATATATTCTGTATTCAGTGTCTTTCTTTAACAATGCTtagttgtataaatttttaaaatcaattggGGAATGTATATACCTACAGACATATTGTACATAGAGCTGATAGTAAAATTGTAAGACCTTGATAGTTATATTCTGTTCTGTTGTTAATatacttttatcttttttctCCCAATGGAGCGTCTAATCCTAGAGTTATACattcaggggggggggggggggcacaatGGTTGGGTCTTAGGggcaaatttttgtaaattagtAGCCCTGTAAAATTTCTCGTTATGAAATGACAGTGGTTTTTTTTGCACAAAGTTTATAGTTCAGGTGCACTGAATAACGAGATTATTCAATACCAGTTGATGAaaactacttaaaaaaaattgccaactTGCCTTCGTTGGGAGGACTGAGTAGAAGCCAGCATTTTATGAGATTTCTGCAGATATGTACTAGCGATGACGAATGAGTACCACGAAATAGGCTGTTATCGAATCTCGTTGCATTGTTGTGATGCTTTTGACATGATACTAATATTTATTTCTCTATTTGATCTCAAAAGGTTATTCCAGCAGGCGTATAATCCAGAATCATCAAAGCATTAGAAGGGCACGTGGATGCACTCGCTCCTGCTCAAACGGGGTCCTAACCtgacaaattttatgtaactttGCTGATTTTTTCTAGACGAACTAACCGTCGAGATTAAAAGGTGTAATTAATCTCTTTACGAGCAGATGGAGTGTTTTATCTTTTTAGATAACATTAAGTTCTAGCAACAATGCCTATAGGACGCAGGACTAACACGTCGAAGAAAGTTGTAGCTAcccgaaaaaaataaattgggtGAGTAGATACGTCCCATCAATAAAGGAAAAAACCTGGTAAGGATTAAAAACTGGTAGTGACCACAACTAAAAGTGCAAactgatgaaaacattttttttatattatgataTGAACAAAAGATTTCCTGGAAATTTGAGACatattaattcatttttaatttgtattttaaaatattaaattacgTCGACAATGGAAAATGatattaattttcttaataTACACACAGAAACTGCTAACAATTTCCCTAATCATTCAACTAAAAATAATTGATATTTGTCCCGGAACATCCGAAGAAAACAAGAACAATAAATCGTCAGATTAAACCAAAAAAGAAACTCAACAAGCACACCAGGACTAGTCCAACGCCTTAATTAGTTTCAGTTAATCTCTAATGTACTTAAATTGTTGTTAAATTGATAATTGGCGAAAACTTTATATTCTGATTTTCCCACACTCATCAGTTTATTTTTCTATCTTTTGTGTCCGTATTACTTAATACGAGAGAATGTGGAAAGTTGAATTTTTACATGGATTACATGGattgcataaaaaattgccaaaaaatgCCTGCAAAAATCGTGAAATCGGAATAACCACATGTCCAAAAGATGCagaatgattcttcttgatgaaacaaagttgtctttcaagtttcaagttctaaggataatcctaccAAGAGTTGAATGTGGAAagaatgtgggtcctgtgttcgtaATGTGTACATTAAGTGTATTTTATCAGTTCTTATAAGCTACTGCACCGTCTACCCGGTGTAGCAGATTATCTTAACTCACTGTGAAAGATGACTCCGGGGTCAAAATAAACTAGAAAATAATCCCCTAGAATAGAAATAACCTAGTAAATAATGACTCCCCTAGTTAATAAACACTCCTTTTTCgagcattttttttgttaactttagtATTTATTTAGGTGCATACTAAGTGAGTCTTGAaaggtacaaaaaaaaaaaacttttttcttaggCTTAACCCTTTTTGACGTTATTTTAGTTTCTATTTCTATGAGGAGGTCTGAAGTTTTCATGCTTTTGTATTCTACAACATTTTTTGATCTCTTTTATTTATCAGAAAAGAGCTTTTTTCATGTCATTGACAGTAAGCAAACTGAaggatttttctcatattacttttGTACTAAAAATACACACTAAACAACTCTTTCATACAAGACATCACAAATTACCAAGAGATTTTTTCAAGAGGTTTTTTaggatttataaataaaacacaccTTATCTTTACTTTACGGGTACAGTGTCTTGATTCTTTCctatatttattaatttgtaacTTTGCTaggaatttgaaaaaaaatgtttatctacTGTAATTCGCATTCTGTAGTCATGCCTTTTTACAGCAAGCTTTGTCACTTTCCGCTGATTAACTTTGAAATTGGTAAATTCTTTCCGACTAGATTTTTGAAATCACTCAAAAtctcctttttttttattttctgttcgAAGCACAAATTTACgtcaaaaaatgcaaaaaaagtttgCTCACAAATTTTTTAGTTAAAGCAAAAATTTCGGGAAAAGACTTGGTCGGGTACAAAAAAGTCTGACAAAATTTTGGTCATATAACATTTAGTAACTGAACCGACTTTCTACCGttcaatcaaaaaaaaaatataagggAGTCAAAATAAACTGGTGGAGTTATTATTTCCTAGGAAATGTTGACTCTAGGAGGTAACAAATCACTAGTTTATTAGGACTGGGGAGTTATTATTAACTAGTTTATCTTTACTGGGGGTCATTATAAACTAGTTTATTGTGACTGGGGAGTCCTTATTTACGGGAGTTAAAAATTCCGGTGACACCGGCTTTCGTGCAAGTCAAAAACCGATAGCTGTTTTGTAGACTATTTAAGTGTGCCAGGGCCTGCAGTCATAAATGTGGCAAAGTGAAGGCGATAATACAGTCTCATTTCAGTAAAAGCGATGTAAGTGGGATGTCgaaataatttcaaataatGGTTATTCGTATTACATCTAAACGGGTTTGAGTTTCTGGGCAGGCTCACTTAAGAGACTTTTGGAAAAATGTAAAGCAGCGTTTAGATTATCAGATTTTGTCTGAAGAGTTTTCTGATTAATTATTCATATCAGATTCTTGCGTTTACATTTGTATCAGATGGTTTCTTACGCGAGAAGGCGTACTGCTGCTGCTGATAGCTGTTTTACTAAGAAGgaaaacaccaaaaaaaaaagattttgaatttatataaatatatataaattcctTTGCTTTCTAATCCCGGTCTTTGTacagattaaaaaaaagttccgtttttgacatttcaatTTCTTGAAAGATATTTCTTTTCTATCGTGCTTTCAAAATCATACGAGTTTTCGAATCAATAATATTTAATGCAGCAAACGTCATTGGTTAATTTTCTTAAGACAAAATCTAAAAGgttgaaattttttaacttttcagaTTGTGTCTGACAACAAACTTTACCACAAAAAGCTTTCAACAGTGCCATAAAGATAAACATTATATAGACATAGATAAATGATCTTCGCTGCAAATGCAGCAACAACAATGATAATAGGATTGCCTCGATGGCCCATATTTTTATTTAGGAGCTAACTTTTTGTTCGCTGAGTAAATGTTTTAAACAAATAGTTTTAGATATGCTTATGAATTACGAAGCAAggataaaaaatatacattaaaGACTATAAGACAATATACTTGATGTTGTCAATTCCTACGTGTACGAAGAGGCGCAACAAGCCAGATAAATTTAACACGTACCCACCAcatgaatttaaaaatttgtggaAGATTGCAGAAATCGACACACAGTCACTCGAAGTTAGTTTACATTAATATCACAGATACAACGTTTAAGCATGATTACGAAATTAATAAGAAACTGGGATAAAAAGTTGAGAAAACTTTTGAATCCTTGTACGATATTGTGACAAGTATTACTCTTGAAAACAAAAGTTCAAGAATGACCcgttaaaaaatatgtataaaataagttaaaaaatgttattggcACAGtgccaaaaaaacaacaacatcgtTCTCCTGCTATATAAGTACTTTCCACTCAGTTTatgagtaaaaacaaaacagacgtCTTTTGTCTGTTATATAAATAACCTCTACTTAGAAGCTTTAATTTTAAGACGTCAAGCAAGGAATGAAAAACAATTAGCCTATGACGTGTAATTTTACAGACAACAATacgttttttaattaatttttttttgtataacacAACTAAATTTGGTgaacttaagaaaaaaaaatattaacaatgaTGGAATCAATATAACTCTGTTCACTGTTGTTGATGTTTCTTCAGATACTGTTGTTTGTGATAGTGCATTGTCCAATGCACCAGACACAACTACTAGTCATCCTCTGTGTTCATCTTTAAACTATCCTCAAACTTATTTTGATGTCTCAGATTACACAGATAAAGTTTTTCAAATAAAGGATGATCCATTAAAAGTTCATGAACTTATCCAAAATGTTTATAAACCTGATCATTCTTATAAATTTCCGAAAACAAATAGGTCTTTTCGTTTTGAGTGGTTAACAAAGTTTTCCTGGTTATGTTATTCACCCAAGGCTGATGGAGCTTATTGTCTGCCATGTGTTTTGTTTGGACACAAGTTTTCTTCCAAattaagtaaaattaaaaaactgttttctgAAACTTTTAAGTACTGGCCTGATGCTTGTGCCAACTTTGTGAAACATGAGTCAAGTACTGGCCTTCATGCTTACACATCTGCTACGTTTACTAGTTTTATGGCTAACTATTTTGGTAATTCTCAGCCGATTGATGTGCTTCTTGATGCTAACCATGAGAAGAAAATTACTGAGAacagaaagaaattgataccaaTTGTTCAGGCCATTATTTACTCTGGTAGACAAGGGCATGCTTTAAGAGGTCACCGTGATGACTCACAATATCATGGTGAATTAGAAGAATTTTTTGGTGGTCGGGTAGGAAATTTTGTTGAACTTTTGAATTTTAGAGTACAAGGTGGAGATACAGCTCTTGCTGACCATCTTAAAACTTGTCCCAAAAATGCTACATACATTTCTAAAACTACCCAGAATGAATTAACCAACTGTTGTGGATCTGTAATTTTGGATGAAATAATCCAAGAAGTAAAATCAAACACTTTCTTTTCTATTCTGGCAGACGAAGCTGCTGATTTATCTAATAAAGAGCAAATGTCCTtagttttacgttttgttgacaGTAATTTGAATATACGTGAGGAGTTTGTTCAATATATTCATTGTGATGAGGGGCTGGCAGGTAAAGACTTGAAGTCTGTTCTCTTAAAGTCACTTCATAACCTGACTTTAAATATTAAGAACTGTAAATATTAAGAACTGTCGGGGTCAAGCATATGATGGTGCAGGTGCTGTTGCTGGGTATAAGAATGGACTTTCTGTCCATattcttaatttaaataaaaaggctATATATGTTCATTGCAACAGTCATCGTTTAAATTTAGCAGTTGGAAAATCTTGTACAATCAGCTTAGTTGCCCATGTGATGgctaaaataaaacacatttcCTATTTCTTTTACTATTCTCAAAAAAGACAGCAATCCCTTATGATTAACATAGATAAATATAGTCCGACttctaaaaaaactaaattaaaggATGTTTGCCGTACTC
Above is a window of Hydractinia symbiolongicarpus strain clone_291-10 chromosome 3, HSymV2.1, whole genome shotgun sequence DNA encoding:
- the LOC130636875 gene encoding 52 kDa repressor of the inhibitor of the protein kinase-like, which codes for MNLKICGRLQKSTHSHSKKKNINNDGINITLFTVVDVSSDTVVCDSALSNAPDTTTSHPLCSSLNYPQTYFDVSDYTDKVFQIKDDPLKVHELIQNVYKPDHSYKFPKTNRSFRFEWLTKFSWLCYSPKADGAYCLPCVLFGHKFSSKLSKIKKLFSETFKYWPDACANFVKHESSTGLHAYTSATFTSFMANYFGNSQPIDVLLDANHEKKITENRKKLIPIVQAIIYSGRQGHALRGHRDDSQYHGELEEFFGGRVGNFVELLNFRVQGGDTALADHLKTCPKNATYISKTTQNELTNCCGSVILDEIIQEVKSNTFFSILADEAADLSNKEQMSLVLRFVDSNLNIREEFVQYIHCDEGLAGKDLKTVNIKNCRGQAYDGAGAVAGYKNGLSVHILNLNKKAIYVHCNSHRLNLAVGKSCTISLVAHVMAKIKHISYFFYYSQKRQQSLMINIDKYSPTSKKTKLKDVCRTRWVERITGLDLFQELYVPIYITLEEMKLNLNRQFNYDTSKQAVGFFHQIANFEFLVTLVITRNVFDITLPVTQLLQNRTIDVMDSIELIQTLKNVLLQTRNNVEHFHDRWYEEALSLCEKVGIVEEKKRTVGRQTTRDNHPSFSTSDYYKISVTNPLLDHLNSEMKNRFQPFSLNAYNGLCIVPAKMVSLISGGKTNWKEKFKSFVSFYENDLPNILGLNAELEIWEKYWIDFKGNRPQTIAQTLKSINLNVFVNLHVALRILATIPVTTCECERSFSAMRKLKNYTRTTMVSERLNGLALMYIHKEIVPDVDKVLNKFAKDKRRLELI